In Kryptolebias marmoratus isolate JLee-2015 linkage group LG20, ASM164957v2, whole genome shotgun sequence, a genomic segment contains:
- the si:dkey-222f8.3 gene encoding poly(U)-specific endoribonuclease-C: MANGRQADKELTEVLNQLWLLDTNRLQPGKDYRISLQGRAGYVAQGSNYARDRANAPLFTYVNEEKLKGIETYEHFINLLDNYETSTGVSETVTSEELKETKLFIDAMMETEVMKYAHKYLVKKGQSPSDPARFKRQLYDTWFRLYHRDRSGGEDSCGFEHVFVGETKYGQEIMGLHNWVQFYLQEKHGHIDYKGYKARDNKDTPDEDDHVLNLQFSWKGLVKPVGGSFIGSSPEFEVALFTIVFLMSMEKMTSVVVKVDEYVLELVVYRHGRSIGTSYPKLLSSNNRDL; the protein is encoded by the exons ATGGCTAACGG TCGACAGGCTGACAAGGAGCTGACTGAGGTGCTAAATCAACTCTGGCTTCTGGACACCAACCGTCTACAACCAGGAAAAGATTACAGAATTTCCCTCCAG GGCCGGGCGGGCTACGTGGCCCAGGGCAGCAACTACGCCAGAGATCGGGCCAACGCTCCCCTCTTCACGTACGTCAACGAGGAAAAGCTGAAGGGCATTGAGACGTACGAAC ATTTCATTAACTTGCTGGACAACTATGAGACGTCAACCGGTGTGTCAGAAACGGTCAcctcagaggagctgaaggagacCAAGCTGTTTATTGACGCCATGATGGAGACGGAAGTCATGAAG TACGCTCACAAGTACCTGGTGAAGAAAGGCCAGTCTCCGTCGGACCCCGCGCGGTTCAAGAGACAGCTGTACGACACCTGGTTTCGCCTCTACCACAGGGACAGGAGCGGAGG CGAGGATTCCTGCGGATTTGAACACGTGTTCGTCGGGGAGACCAAATACGGGCAGGAGATCATGGGTCTGCACAACTGGGTGCAGTTCTACCTGCAGGAGAAACACGGACACATCGACTATAAAGGCTACAAAGCGAGGGACAACAAAGACACG CCTGACGAGGACGACCACGTCCTGAACCTGCAGTTCAGCTGGAAGGGTTTGGTGAAGCCGGTTGGCGGCTCCTTCATCGGCAGCAGCCCAGAGTTCGAGGTCGCGCTCTTCACCATCGTCTTCCTCATGTCCATGGAGAAGATGACGTCTGTGGTGGTGAAGGTGGATGAGTACGTGCTGGAGCTGGTC
- the pak1ip1 gene encoding p21-activated protein kinase-interacting protein 1-like — protein MAKVVGLIAGCYEQITFGYRVKPGENEWTVKADFTHHAHTASVSVVAASEKFVVTGSKDETIQVYDLKKRTEHGALLHHDGTITCLEFYESHLLSGGEDGLLCVWSTKKWECLKSIKAHKGHVTSLAVHPSGKLALSVGTDKTLRTWNLTNGRSAFIKNIKQNAHIVRWSPDGDNFVVVVEDKILIYKLETASVTGTITNPKRISSVKFLNNSILVVAGDDETVRLCDVEKARWVCEFKAHETRVKAVDSLMMEDYCVVVTASNDGFIKLWKIHLKEELECPVLLGEVDTAARLTCLAVWRPSSVPQVDQDPTPEATTSKGAPSTEAAPQLGKRVRITTEEVILEDESEPKKKKRNRRKKAVKQ, from the exons ATGGCAAAGGTGGTGGGGCTCATCGCTGGCTGCTACGAGCAGATCACCTTTGGTTACAGGGTAAAACCTGGCGAAAAT GAGTGGACAGTCAAGGCGGACTTCACGCATCACGCTCACACGGCTTCAGTGTCGGTTGTGGCCGCGAGCGAGAAGTTCGTGGTCACGGGAAGCAAAGATGAGACCATACAGGTGTACGACCTGAAGAAGAGGACGGAGCACGGGGCCCTGCTTCATCACGATG GCACCATCACTTGTTTGGAGTTTTACGAGTCTCACTTACTGAGCGGAGGAGAAGATGGActcctgtgtgtgtggagcACAAAGAAGTGGGAGTGTTTGAAATCCATCAAAGCTCACAA aggtcaCGTCACGTCTCTCGCTGTCCATCCTTCTGGAAAGCTTGCTCTGTCCGTCGGGACGGACAAAACTCTGAG GACCTGGAATCTCACGAATGGAAGATCAGCTTTtatcaaaaacatcaaacaga ATGCACATATAGTCAGATGGTCTCCAGATGGGGACAATTTTGTGGTTGTGGTGGAAGACAAAATTCTCATCTACAAGCTGGAGACGGCTTCGGTGACAGGAACGATCACAAACCCAAAGAGGATCTCATCTGTAAAGTTCCTAAAC AACTCCATCCTGGTCGTGGCAGGAGATGATGAAACTGTGAGGTTATGTGACGTGGAAAAAGCCAGATGGGTGTGTGAGTTCAAGGCTCATGAAACCAG AGTGAAAGCAGTTGATAGTTTGATGATGGAGGATTACTGCGTGGTGGTGACGGCTTCAAACGACGGTTTCATCAAATTGTGGAAGATCCACCTGAAAGAG GAGCTGGAGTGTCCTGTTCTTCTGGGGGAGGTGGACACAGCAGCCAGGCTGACGTGCCTCGCTGTGTGGAGACCTTCATCCGTGCCGCAGGTCGATCAGGACCCAACACCTGAGGCAACAACATCGAAAGGAG CTCCGTCCACAGAAGCTGCTCCTCAGCTCGGGAAGAGAGTCCGGATTACCACCGAAGAAGTCATTCTAGAGGACGAAAGCGAacccaaaaagaagaaaagaaaccgCAGAAAAAAGGCagtcaaacaataa
- the tmem14cb gene encoding transmembrane protein 14Cb — translation MGADWDWVGFGYALLVSAGGVIGYLKAGSLTSLVSGLLFGLSAAVGAYLASQNPRNVWLSMGTAGSLAVVMGLRFLSSWKFIPAGLMTLASGLMVAKIIRGILTSRPHTS, via the exons ATGGGAGCGGACTGGGACTGGGTCGGGTTCGGGTACGCTCTCCTCGTGTCAGCAGGAGGAGTCATAGGTTACCTTAAAGCAG GCAGCCTGACGTCTCTGGTGTCAGGACTCCTGTTCGGTCTGTCCGCAGCTGTCGGAGCTTATCTGGCGTCTCAGAATCCCAGGAATGTGTGGCTTTCAATGG GCACAGCAGGAAGCTTGGCTGTCGTGATGGGACTGAGATTCCTCAGCTCCTGGAAGTTCATCCCAGCCGGTTTAATGACTTTAGcgag TGGCCTCATGGTGGCGAAGATCATCCGTGGAATACTGACGTCGAGGCCACACACATCCTGA